The sequence GTTGAACCGAAATTCCAGCGTTTAGGCGTTAATGTCTTATTCGGTGCATTACTGGTGGTCGTTCTCGGTTCAATGGCAGGCGAATGGTTAAGTGTTATGCATCATTTACCCGACAATCTCTGGTATTATTTCGGGCACAGCGGATTTGAATATATCGATCTCGGAAAATTTTTCCAGATTGCTTTGTTGGTCGGACTAGTGCTCTGGTTTGTGTTGATGTACCGGGCCATTCGTCCGGCATTACAGCGCAAAGATGAGCAAAAACCAATTCTTACATTGTTTCTGATCTCCAGCGGAGCCATCGCATCTTTCTATGGTGCGGCATTAATGGTCGGCAAACATACGAATCTTGCCGTTGCAGAATACTGGCGCTGGTGGGTCGTTCATTTGTGGGTGGAGGGATTCTTTGAAGTGTTTGCAACGGTTGTAATCGCTTTTCTTTTTTCACGGTTAAAACTGATCAGTTTAAAAACTGCTGGAGAGGCAACCGTTCTTTCTGCAACAATCTTCCTTTCCGGAGGCATCATCGGAACGCTGCATCATCTTTATTTTTCTGGAACTCCGACGATCGTCCTTGCACTTGGTTCGGTTTTCAGTGCGCTTGAAGTTGTGCCGCTGGTCTTTGTCGGATATGAAGCATGGGAAAATATTAAACTTTCCCGTGCTAAAGAGTGGGTGCAAAACTACAAATGGCCCATCTATTTCTTTGTCGCCGTCGCATTCTGGAATCTTGTCGGCGCGGGATTATTCGGCTTTATGATCAATCCGCCCGTTGCACTCTATTACATGCAGGGATTGAATACAACACCTGTTCATGCTCACGCAGCGCTTTTTGGAGTTTATGGAATGCTGGGAATCGGATTATTGCTCTTCTGCCTTCGCGCCATGAATCCGAAATTGAATTGGGACAATAACGTCATTAAATTTTCGTTCTGGTCGATGAACATCGGTTTGATGGCAATGGTCGTGCTGAGTCTGCTGCCAGTGGGACTGATGCAAACGTGGGCTTCAGTGGAATACGGATACTGGTATGCACGCAGCGCGGAATTCCTTCAGACGGACACCATGCATATGCTGCGATGGACGAGAGTGTTTGGGGATACGATTTTTGCGTCAGGGATTGTAGCGCTCGTTTTCTTTGTCGGTCAAATAACTCTAAAAGGTTTGAAAAAATAAAAAAATGTCGGAAGGATATTATCCGGTATTCTTTTGATCTATTTTACGCTATGAAAAAAGACATCTCACATCGCAACGATATAGAATTATTAGTGAATTCGTTTTACGATAAGGTGAAGGGGAATACTGCGATCGGTCATATCTTCAGCGATGTCGCCAACGTAAACTGGGAACTTCACTTACCGATTATGTATAATTTTTGGTCCGGAATTCTTCTGGATGACCATTCATACTCCGGAAATCCGATGGTTAAACATATAGCGTTGAATAAAAAATACTCACTAACCGAAACGCATTTCCAAGTATGGATTCAGTTGTTTCAACAAACAGTTGATGAGCTTTTTGTAGGGGTGAAAGCGGATGAAGCAAAAACGCGTGCAGGCTTTATCGCACAGATAATGCTGCAAAAAATCAATATTTCAGAGCGTGATACGTTCAATATTATCGAACACCGACAAACCGAATAATTGTGGAGTAATCATGAACTATTTAGAGAGCATCGAAAACGCGGCGTAAGCGTTGTTGCACACCTTCTGCAACGGGTTTCATGGCAGGGTTATCAATAATCCGCTCCATTACCATCGGATCGAATACGGAGACGTGTGTTGATCCCTCTTTTTCATACACAATCACATTGCAGGGAAGCAGAAGACCAATCTCGTTCTCTACCTGAAGTGCTTGATGTGAGAAATGCGGATTGCAAGCCCCAAGGATCGTATACCGCGGCACATCAACATTGATCTTCTTTTTTAATGTCTCTTTGATATCGATTGTTGTCAATACACCGAAACCTTCTTTTTTTAATTCTTCGGTAACTTGTTCAATCGCTTGTTCAAACGAGAGCGCAACAGTTTTTGAAAATCCGTAATTCATAATTTTTATTTCCTTCAAATGTAGTCCGCCATATAGGTGGACTACATCTTAACTATTCGATAATAATATTCGGTTCTACTGTTACTTCAGCGGAAACCGAGTTGCCAATCAGGCAATTTTCATGCGCAGTATGA is a genomic window of Bacteroidota bacterium containing:
- a CDS encoding DUF302 domain-containing protein, which produces MNYGFSKTVALSFEQAIEQVTEELKKEGFGVLTTIDIKETLKKKINVDVPRYTILGACNPHFSHQALQVENEIGLLLPCNVIVYEKEGSTHVSVFDPMVMERIIDNPAMKPVAEGVQQRLRRVFDAL
- a CDS encoding group III truncated hemoglobin; its protein translation is MKKDISHRNDIELLVNSFYDKVKGNTAIGHIFSDVANVNWELHLPIMYNFWSGILLDDHSYSGNPMVKHIALNKKYSLTETHFQVWIQLFQQTVDELFVGVKADEAKTRAGFIAQIMLQKINISERDTFNIIEHRQTE
- a CDS encoding nitric-oxide reductase large subunit, translated to MKKYWLGFAAVIVLSFIVLGWVGVRIYQQAPPIAERVVTTDGTVMIPAGDISTGQNVWQAMGGMEVGSVWGHGSYVAPDWTADWLHRELVFILNEWAQSSFGKSYDALDGEHRAQLHARLESMIRKNTYDPATKTITVDSVRLRAFEANLAHYTDVFTNGKKEYAIQKNSISNPVKLRQFAAFIFWSSWAASTNRPDDNITYTSNWPHETLIGNIPTGDAVVWTGVSIIVLLAGIGAMAWFYASRKEEEMLGDVPVSDPLLNAISTPSQRATLKYFWTVLGLLLLQMGMGIVSAHYGVEGDGFYGIPLAEILPYSVARTWHTQLGIFWIATAWLAAGLFIGPAVSGVEPKFQRLGVNVLFGALLVVVLGSMAGEWLSVMHHLPDNLWYYFGHSGFEYIDLGKFFQIALLVGLVLWFVLMYRAIRPALQRKDEQKPILTLFLISSGAIASFYGAALMVGKHTNLAVAEYWRWWVVHLWVEGFFEVFATVVIAFLFSRLKLISLKTAGEATVLSATIFLSGGIIGTLHHLYFSGTPTIVLALGSVFSALEVVPLVFVGYEAWENIKLSRAKEWVQNYKWPIYFFVAVAFWNLVGAGLFGFMINPPVALYYMQGLNTTPVHAHAALFGVYGMLGIGLLLFCLRAMNPKLNWDNNVIKFSFWSMNIGLMAMVVLSLLPVGLMQTWASVEYGYWYARSAEFLQTDTMHMLRWTRVFGDTIFASGIVALVFFVGQITLKGLKK